From a single Candidatus Methanomethylicota archaeon genomic region:
- a CDS encoding peroxiredoxin, with protein MPLIGDKFPSMEVRTTRGIIKLPDDYKGKWFILFSHPADFTPVCTTEFVAFQKRYEEFRKLNCELIGLSIDQVFAHLKWEEWIKEKIGIEIEFPIIADNTGEISARLGMRHKQAAGTQTVRAVFIVDPNGIVRAILYYPMELGRNMDEILRMIKALQIADKGYAIPANWPNNEIIGDNVIIPPANTLDMIKKRKEQEKAGEIKCLDWWFCYKKLE; from the coding sequence ATGCCACTTATAGGAGATAAATTTCCATCAATGGAAGTAAGAACTACTAGAGGCATTATTAAACTTCCAGATGATTATAAAGGAAAGTGGTTTATACTATTTAGCCATCCAGCAGATTTTACACCAGTTTGCACTACAGAATTTGTTGCATTTCAAAAAAGATATGAAGAATTTAGAAAATTGAATTGTGAATTAATAGGATTGAGTATTGATCAAGTATTTGCTCATTTAAAATGGGAAGAATGGATTAAAGAAAAAATTGGTATAGAAATAGAATTTCCAATTATTGCAGATAATACTGGTGAAATATCTGCTAGATTAGGTATGCGTCATAAACAAGCTGCAGGAACACAAACTGTTAGAGCAGTATTCATAGTTGATCCAAATGGTATTGTAAGAGCAATTCTTTACTATCCAATGGAATTAGGTAGAAACATGGATGAAATTTTAAGAATGATAAAAGCACTTCAAATTGCTGATAAGGGCTATGCCATACCTGCTAATTGGCCAAATAATGAAATAATTGGTGATAATGTAATTATTCCACCAGCAAATACTTTAGATATGATTAAGAAGAGAAAAGAACAAGAAAAAGCTGGAGAAATAAAATGCTTAGATTGGTGGTTCTGTTATAAAAAATTAGAATAA
- a CDS encoding rubrerythrin family protein, with protein MKTFENLIKAYIGESQARNRYTFYANIARKEGYEQIAEIFEITAMNEKEHAEVFFELAQSLKKDLNEITIETLAPLTLGNTIDNLKAAIAGEHYENSLLYPEFAKIAREEGYEQIAKRIEAIINAEKHHEERYKKILELIETGKFFKRDAPIVWMCRKCGYLHFGKEPPEKCPSCGHSKSFFQRLCEEY; from the coding sequence ATGAAGACTTTTGAAAATTTAATAAAAGCGTATATAGGTGAAAGTCAAGCAAGAAATAGATATACTTTTTATGCAAATATTGCTAGGAAAGAGGGATATGAGCAAATAGCTGAAATTTTTGAGATTACTGCTATGAATGAAAAAGAGCATGCTGAAGTTTTCTTCGAATTAGCTCAAAGTTTAAAGAAAGATTTAAATGAAATTACCATAGAAACTCTAGCTCCTCTAACTCTTGGAAATACTATTGATAATTTAAAAGCTGCTATAGCAGGAGAGCATTATGAAAACTCTCTTCTATATCCTGAATTTGCTAAAATAGCTAGAGAAGAGGGATATGAGCAAATAGCTAAGCGTATAGAAGCAATTATTAATGCTGAAAAACATCATGAAGAGAGATATAAGAAAATTTTAGAGTTAATAGAAACTGGAAAGTTCTTTAAGAGAGATGCGCCCATAGTTTGGATGTGTAGAAAATGTGGATACTTACATTTTGGAAAAGAACCTCCTGAAAAATGTCCTTCTTGTGGACATAGTAAGAGCTTTTTCCAAAGATTATGTGAAGAATATTAA
- a CDS encoding LSm family protein: MSEHSATELLMQSLGSIVLVKLKGGRIVRGLLRSFDQHLNLVLDEADELLNEGETRKLGTIIVRGDNVVIISPSPK; encoded by the coding sequence ATGAGTGAACATAGTGCAACTGAATTACTAATGCAATCCCTTGGTTCAATAGTATTAGTAAAATTAAAAGGAGGAAGAATAGTTAGAGGATTATTAAGAAGTTTTGATCAACATTTAAATCTTGTACTTGATGAAGCTGATGAGCTTTTAAATGAAGGAGAAACTAGAAAACTTGGTACTATAATAGTCAGAGGAGATAATGTAGTTATAATATCACCATCTCCGAAGTGA
- the cooS gene encoding anaerobic carbon-monoxide dehydrogenase catalytic subunit gives MSFEISIHESIKEMYKKLKEDGMTNLWDRWIEQEKIRCKTFCAIGLSCQFCSNGPCRIIPGKVERGACGIDGDGMAMRYMLLRNAMGLSTYTYHAREVAKTLIATGQGKTPFRISDVEKLRDFAEKLGLNKNLTIENLAIEVGRSILNIINSDSSEVLKTVEIFAPPKRIEVWKKLGILPGGPANEQIDAISHCLTNVDGDYVSLAKTAMRLALSCIYGSLIPLEYGQDILFGTPKPHKMYFDFGILNPDYVNIVVNGHEPFVGMALIEYCRKPEVQKLAKDIGAKGIRIIGSIETGQEILQRVEADEVFIGMTGNWISIEPLIATGVVDLFAMDMNCSPPSLEEYSKKYPTTFVSVSPLVNIRGIEKHIHYSPEKIAIQVEEIVNLAIQNFSRRRNTGIKIPSRVQSAIVGFSIESIISILGGSLSPLLNAIKEGKLKGIVALVSCTSIGNGPHDLPTVTIAKELIKRDILILSMGCGNAALQVEGLCSLEACEIAGSNLKSICKSLGIPPVLSFGTCTDTGRLSILVSEIAKALNLDIPDLPIAVTAPQYMEQKATIDAIFALAFGTLTHVSPKPPIIGATKLMKLLTEDLVNITGGRLLLEDNMIKAADIIESHILEKRKALGI, from the coding sequence TTGTCTTTTGAAATAAGTATACATGAATCTATTAAAGAAATGTATAAGAAATTAAAAGAAGATGGGATGACAAATCTCTGGGATAGATGGATAGAGCAAGAAAAGATAAGATGTAAAACTTTTTGTGCTATAGGATTGAGTTGTCAATTTTGTAGTAATGGACCTTGTAGAATAATACCAGGTAAAGTTGAGAGAGGAGCTTGTGGTATAGATGGAGATGGAATGGCTATGCGATATATGTTGCTCAGAAATGCCATGGGTCTATCAACATATACATATCATGCACGTGAAGTTGCAAAAACTTTGATTGCAACTGGTCAAGGAAAAACTCCATTTAGAATTTCTGATGTTGAAAAACTTAGAGATTTTGCTGAAAAATTGGGTTTAAATAAGAATCTTACTATAGAAAATCTTGCTATTGAAGTTGGGCGTTCCATTCTTAATATTATAAATAGTGATTCTAGTGAAGTTTTAAAAACTGTGGAAATTTTTGCCCCTCCTAAAAGAATTGAAGTTTGGAAAAAACTAGGTATTTTGCCTGGAGGGCCTGCAAATGAACAAATTGATGCTATTTCTCATTGTCTTACTAATGTTGATGGAGATTATGTTTCTCTTGCAAAAACTGCAATGAGGTTGGCTCTTTCTTGTATTTATGGATCGCTTATACCACTTGAATATGGTCAAGATATATTATTTGGTACACCAAAACCTCATAAAATGTACTTTGATTTTGGTATATTAAATCCAGATTATGTAAATATTGTTGTAAATGGTCATGAACCCTTTGTTGGTATGGCTCTTATAGAATATTGTAGAAAACCTGAAGTTCAAAAACTTGCTAAAGATATTGGTGCTAAAGGAATTAGAATTATAGGATCTATTGAAACTGGTCAAGAAATTCTTCAAAGAGTAGAAGCTGATGAAGTGTTTATAGGAATGACTGGTAATTGGATATCCATAGAGCCATTAATAGCTACAGGTGTAGTTGATTTATTTGCTATGGATATGAATTGTTCTCCTCCATCACTTGAAGAATATTCTAAAAAATATCCAACAACCTTTGTATCAGTCTCTCCTCTTGTTAACATTAGAGGTATAGAGAAACATATTCATTATTCTCCAGAGAAAATAGCCATTCAAGTTGAAGAAATTGTAAATCTTGCTATTCAAAACTTTTCAAGAAGAAGAAATACTGGAATAAAAATTCCATCTAGAGTACAATCTGCTATTGTTGGATTTTCAATAGAATCCATTATTTCTATACTTGGAGGAAGTTTATCACCATTATTAAATGCAATAAAAGAAGGAAAATTAAAAGGAATTGTTGCTTTAGTGTCTTGTACAAGTATAGGAAATGGTCCTCATGATTTACCTACTGTGACAATTGCTAAAGAATTAATAAAAAGAGATATATTAATACTTTCAATGGGATGTGGAAATGCTGCTCTTCAAGTAGAAGGATTATGTAGCTTAGAAGCTTGTGAAATAGCTGGCTCGAATTTAAAATCTATTTGTAAATCCTTAGGAATTCCTCCAGTATTATCTTTTGGGACTTGTACAGATACTGGTAGATTATCAATACTTGTATCAGAAATAGCTAAAGCACTTAATTTAGACATTCCAGATTTACCAATAGCAGTTACTGCTCCTCAATATATGGAGCAAAAAGCTACAATAGATGCAATATTTGCTCTTGCTTTTGGAACATTAACTCATGTATCTCCTAAACCTCCAATAATTGGTGCAACTAAATTAATGAAATTGCTTACTGAAGATCTTGTTAATATAACTGGAGGAAGATTATTGCTTGAAGATAATATGATAAAAGCAGCAGATATCATAGAATCTCATATTTTAGAAAAGAGAAAGGCTTTAGGAATATAA
- a CDS encoding metal ABC transporter ATP-binding protein, with translation MEKILEVRNLQVMRNKRMIINNANFDIIKGDYVGIVGPNGGGKTTLLLTILGRIPKLNGLIKWFGKNLEEFKEWYKIAFIPQDATNFDNNFPLSVKEFVVLGRLGRKAGIKIEKEDWEEVELALEFMGLSDFANRRIGELSEGQKQRMFVARALVRKPEVLILDEPISGMDSTTQEKFYQKMSELNNKMKVTILMVSHDLSAVFCRMNKIICVNKEVYSTEIKEEEMKNIEGILRKTYGEHFYFVFHKHECKGEFID, from the coding sequence ATGGAAAAAATTTTAGAAGTTAGAAATCTTCAAGTTATGAGAAATAAAAGAATGATAATAAATAATGCTAATTTTGATATTATAAAAGGAGATTATGTAGGAATTGTAGGACCAAATGGTGGAGGAAAAACAACTCTTTTATTAACTATACTTGGAAGAATTCCTAAATTAAATGGTTTAATAAAATGGTTTGGGAAGAATTTAGAAGAATTTAAAGAATGGTATAAAATTGCATTCATACCTCAAGATGCAACAAATTTTGATAATAATTTTCCACTTTCAGTAAAAGAATTTGTAGTACTTGGAAGATTGGGAAGAAAAGCTGGAATAAAAATTGAAAAAGAAGATTGGGAAGAAGTTGAATTAGCTTTAGAATTCATGGGTTTATCTGATTTTGCAAATAGAAGAATTGGAGAACTTTCTGAAGGACAAAAACAAAGAATGTTTGTTGCAAGAGCTCTTGTTAGAAAACCTGAAGTATTAATATTAGATGAACCTATATCTGGAATGGATTCTACAACTCAAGAAAAATTCTATCAAAAAATGTCAGAATTAAATAATAAAATGAAGGTTACAATACTTATGGTTTCTCATGATCTTTCTGCAGTATTTTGTAGAATGAATAAAATAATATGTGTTAATAAAGAAGTTTATTCAACTGAAATAAAAGAAGAGGAAATGAAAAATATAGAAGGTATTTTAAGAAAAACTTATGGTGAGCATTTCTATTTTGTATTTCATAAACATGAATGTAAAGGTGAATTCATTGATTGA
- a CDS encoding DUF1947 domain-containing protein: MIKKRHPLSSKEQKELLNILKEKFPNIYEKLEKKKMIELIETKDGVKIYLQEGKAIAFLINEEIIPPLREEFLENLPKVIVDMGAIPHIVNGADVMAPGIRNINDVNLEEIVVVIDEKHGKPIAIGKMIMNSKEILEKRKGKAIKNLHYVGDYLWKLVQS, translated from the coding sequence ATGATTAAAAAGAGGCATCCATTAAGTTCAAAAGAACAAAAAGAATTATTAAATATTTTAAAAGAAAAATTTCCCAATATATATGAGAAATTAGAGAAAAAGAAAATGATAGAATTAATTGAAACTAAGGATGGAGTTAAAATATATTTACAAGAAGGAAAAGCAATTGCTTTTCTTATAAATGAAGAAATTATACCACCTTTAAGAGAAGAATTCTTAGAAAATTTACCAAAAGTAATTGTAGATATGGGTGCTATTCCTCATATAGTAAATGGAGCAGATGTTATGGCTCCAGGAATAAGAAATATTAATGATGTAAATTTAGAAGAAATAGTTGTTGTAATAGATGAAAAACATGGAAAACCCATAGCTATTGGAAAAATGATTATGAATTCAAAAGAAATATTAGAAAAAAGAAAAGGAAAAGCAATAAAAAATTTACATTATGTAGGAGATTATTTATGGAAACTAGTCCAATCTTGA
- a CDS encoding 4Fe-4S binding protein encodes MPKVRVDPDKCNGDGLCISVCPTNVFDFINNKAVPAREQDCILCMACVAQCPTQAITVEE; translated from the coding sequence ATGCCAAAAGTAAGAGTTGATCCAGATAAGTGTAATGGAGATGGATTATGTATATCAGTATGTCCAACAAATGTCTTTGATTTTATAAATAATAAAGCAGTTCCTGCTAGAGAGCAAGATTGTATACTTTGTATGGCATGTGTAGCTCAATGTCCAACTCAAGCAATAACAGTTGAAGAATAA
- a CDS encoding metal ABC transporter permease, whose protein sequence is MIELFKYQFFQNAIIGGILIGILCAWVGLFLVLRKESMIVDGTAHTAFGGLALGMLLGIDPFITAFIISIFSIFLINYMRSKKLAQSDSAIALMLAIGFSIGLIIISITKGFGIDLFIFLFGSILTISREEIISISLITIFALIFLTIFQRELLAIIFNEEEAKIMGIKVRPISICFNLIVATTIILSIKIVGVILVVALIVIPALIVLRLNYSFFKTLIAAIIIALIGIIFGIIISVQFGISTSASIVFTLVLIYIISILVKKKW, encoded by the coding sequence TTGATTGAACTTTTTAAATATCAATTTTTTCAAAATGCTATAATTGGAGGTATATTAATAGGAATTTTATGTGCATGGGTAGGATTATTTCTTGTATTAAGAAAAGAATCTATGATAGTAGATGGAACTGCTCATACTGCTTTTGGAGGATTGGCTCTTGGTATGTTATTAGGAATTGATCCTTTTATTACAGCTTTTATTATATCAATATTTTCAATATTTTTAATAAATTATATGAGAAGTAAAAAACTTGCTCAATCAGATTCTGCTATAGCTTTAATGCTTGCTATTGGATTTTCCATAGGCTTAATTATAATAAGTATAACTAAAGGTTTTGGTATTGATTTATTTATATTTCTCTTTGGATCTATACTTACAATAAGTAGAGAAGAAATAATTTCTATTTCTTTAATTACAATATTTGCTTTAATTTTTTTAACAATTTTTCAAAGAGAATTATTAGCAATAATTTTTAATGAAGAAGAAGCTAAAATAATGGGAATAAAAGTAAGACCTATTTCAATATGCTTTAATTTAATAGTTGCTACAACAATAATATTATCTATAAAAATAGTTGGAGTAATTCTTGTAGTAGCTCTTATAGTAATACCTGCACTTATAGTATTAAGATTAAATTATTCTTTCTTTAAAACACTTATAGCTGCAATTATTATAGCTTTAATTGGAATAATTTTTGGTATAATAATTTCAGTACAATTTGGAATATCAACTTCAGCCTCAATAGTATTTACTTTAGTTTTAATTTATATAATTTCTATATTGGTGAAAAAGAAATGGTAG
- the lysS gene encoding lysine--tRNA ligase, whose product MHWIKRIVDEILARNDLKIVIHTGKTPSGPIHIGAEREQFICSAIQRELKKRGYDSIFNFIIDSYDPLKSIPKGLEVPKGFEEHIGKPLSQVPDPYGCHESYAIHFSDEFIQYQEKLGVSPNIIYAHELYKKEEMKEAIKIVLKKMDLIREIRSKYIENEEEWNPVMVICRNCGKIASKKEEVAPNKLEWWDLNKDLAKYKCIVCGYEEINKISEMQLKLSWRVDWAAKWAIFKVSCEPAGKDHCVKNGAYDMALEICSRIFNYIGPLKVPYEWLTLGGKAMKTHKGITFTPKEWLEIAPPEAMRYMILNTDPMRHIEFLPERIPDIVDGFDRIEKIYFGIEKIEENLQYYKDLYELCVINGIPEKPPIRLPYRYCAIMVQLEELLGREKIMKKSIEYLKKLGGTHPSNKDIEDAEKRLNMAKKWIENYAPENMKFKISIEKPLIKLNEKEKDFIKNLILLIEKDLSEKDLQNEIFNIARSHELDIEKAFSIIYLILLGSNKGPRLAPLLMALDKDWLLNRLRSVL is encoded by the coding sequence ATGCATTGGATAAAGAGAATTGTTGATGAAATATTAGCAAGAAATGATTTAAAAATAGTTATTCATACTGGAAAAACTCCTTCAGGACCAATACATATAGGTGCTGAAAGAGAACAATTCATATGTAGTGCTATTCAAAGAGAATTAAAAAAAAGAGGTTATGATTCAATATTTAATTTTATAATAGATTCTTATGATCCTTTAAAATCCATACCTAAAGGATTAGAAGTTCCTAAAGGATTTGAAGAACATATTGGAAAACCACTTTCTCAAGTACCAGATCCATATGGATGTCATGAAAGTTATGCCATACATTTTTCTGATGAATTTATTCAATATCAAGAAAAACTTGGAGTAAGTCCAAATATAATATATGCTCATGAACTTTATAAAAAAGAAGAAATGAAAGAAGCTATAAAAATAGTTCTTAAAAAAATGGATTTAATTAGAGAAATAAGAAGTAAATATATTGAAAATGAAGAAGAATGGAATCCAGTAATGGTAATATGTAGAAATTGTGGAAAAATTGCTTCAAAAAAAGAAGAAGTAGCACCAAATAAATTAGAATGGTGGGATTTGAATAAAGATTTAGCTAAATATAAATGTATAGTATGTGGTTATGAAGAAATAAATAAGATTTCTGAAATGCAATTAAAACTTAGTTGGAGAGTAGATTGGGCAGCAAAATGGGCAATATTTAAAGTAAGTTGTGAACCAGCAGGAAAAGATCATTGTGTTAAAAATGGTGCTTATGATATGGCTTTGGAAATTTGTTCAAGAATATTCAATTATATAGGCCCATTAAAAGTACCATATGAATGGTTAACATTAGGTGGTAAAGCTATGAAAACTCATAAAGGAATAACCTTTACTCCAAAAGAATGGCTTGAAATTGCTCCACCTGAAGCTATGAGATACATGATTTTAAATACTGATCCAATGCGTCATATAGAATTTCTTCCAGAACGTATTCCAGATATTGTAGATGGATTTGATAGAATAGAAAAAATATATTTTGGTATAGAGAAAATAGAAGAAAATCTTCAATATTATAAAGATTTATATGAATTATGTGTAATAAATGGAATACCTGAAAAACCTCCAATAAGATTACCATATAGATATTGTGCAATAATGGTTCAACTTGAAGAACTTCTTGGAAGAGAGAAAATTATGAAAAAATCTATAGAATATTTGAAAAAATTAGGAGGTACTCATCCATCTAATAAAGATATAGAAGATGCAGAAAAAAGATTGAATATGGCAAAGAAATGGATTGAAAATTATGCTCCAGAGAATATGAAATTTAAAATTTCTATAGAAAAACCATTAATTAAATTAAATGAAAAAGAAAAAGATTTTATAAAAAATCTTATTTTATTAATAGAAAAAGATTTATCTGAAAAAGATCTTCAAAATGAAATATTTAATATAGCAAGATCACATGAATTAGATATAGAAAAAGCTTTTAGTATAATTTATTTAATACTACTTGGTTCAAATAAAGGACCAAGATTAGCTCCATTACTTATGGCACTTGATAAAGATTGGCTTTTAAATCGCTTAAGAAGTGTATTATAA
- a CDS encoding 50S ribosomal protein L37e, with protein MKGTPSMGRRSRGKTHIICRRCGRHSYNIRKKKCAACGYGRSSRRND; from the coding sequence ATGAAAGGTACACCTTCCATGGGTAGAAGATCAAGAGGAAAAACTCACATAATTTGTAGAAGATGTGGACGTCATAGCTATAATATAAGAAAGAAAAAATGTGCAGCTTGTGGTTATGGAAGATCGTCTAGAAGAAATGATTAG
- a CDS encoding Lrp/AsnC family transcriptional regulator: MFFITSKEENDLDDIDFEILKFLQEDASISFTEIARKLKISESTVRKRIEKLKQKGIIKKFTIIVNPLKMGFNAISIIGIDVEPSRILEVVKKLCEIPEIKNVSISTGDHMIIIEIWAKNTNELLKIIEEKIGVINGIERICPSIILEKIKE, translated from the coding sequence ATGTTTTTTATAACATCAAAGGAGGAAAATGATTTGGATGATATTGATTTTGAAATATTAAAGTTCTTGCAAGAAGATGCAAGTATATCTTTTACTGAAATTGCTCGTAAACTCAAAATAAGTGAATCTACAGTTAGAAAAAGAATAGAAAAATTAAAACAAAAAGGCATAATAAAAAAGTTTACAATTATTGTTAATCCATTAAAAATGGGCTTTAATGCTATTTCAATAATAGGTATTGATGTTGAACCATCAAGAATACTTGAAGTAGTTAAAAAATTATGTGAAATACCTGAAATAAAAAATGTTTCCATATCTACAGGAGATCATATGATTATTATAGAAATTTGGGCAAAGAATACTAATGAATTATTGAAAATTATTGAAGAAAAAATAGGAGTGATAAACGGTATAGAGAGAATATGCCCATCAATAATTTTAGAGAAAATAAAAGAATAG
- the map gene encoding type II methionyl aminopeptidase has translation MLSEEEIEWIIKAGKITREIREKIRYFVKEKMKVIEICEKIEEEIRRLGGEPAFPCNIGIDYIGAHYTSPPNDETIINYGNLVKVDFGVHINGFIADTALTISIESEYEELIEVAEEALQKALEIINIGIKVSNIGEIIEKVIKSYGYKPISNLTGHSISKYMIHSGISIPNISGNYYGKIEPWSIYAIEPFVTLSEAKGEVINGPPGNILQIIKLKGPKNQEIKKFFEEILRKYRTLPFTKRWINIPDEILRKLLENNILYEYPTLIEATKKPIAQAEHTILTMDKEIIVIT, from the coding sequence ATGCTAAGTGAAGAAGAAATTGAATGGATAATTAAAGCTGGGAAAATAACAAGAGAAATTAGAGAAAAAATTAGATATTTTGTAAAAGAAAAAATGAAAGTAATAGAAATATGTGAAAAAATAGAAGAAGAAATTAGAAGATTAGGAGGAGAGCCTGCTTTTCCATGTAATATTGGAATTGATTATATAGGAGCACATTATACATCTCCTCCTAATGATGAAACTATAATAAATTATGGAAATTTAGTTAAAGTAGATTTTGGAGTACATATAAATGGATTTATAGCAGATACTGCTTTAACAATATCTATTGAATCAGAATATGAAGAATTAATAGAAGTGGCTGAAGAAGCTTTACAAAAAGCTTTGGAAATTATAAACATTGGAATTAAAGTTTCAAACATTGGAGAAATTATAGAAAAAGTGATAAAATCTTATGGTTATAAACCTATATCAAATTTAACAGGTCATAGTATATCTAAATATATGATACATTCTGGTATTAGTATACCAAATATTTCAGGTAATTATTATGGAAAAATAGAGCCATGGTCAATATATGCCATAGAACCTTTTGTAACTTTATCTGAAGCAAAAGGAGAAGTTATTAATGGTCCACCTGGAAATATTTTACAAATAATAAAACTTAAAGGTCCTAAAAATCAAGAAATTAAAAAATTCTTTGAAGAAATTTTAAGAAAATATAGAACACTTCCTTTTACTAAAAGATGGATAAATATTCCTGATGAAATTTTAAGAAAATTACTTGAAAATAATATATTATATGAATATCCTACATTAATTGAAGCTACAAAAAAACCTATAGCTCAAGCAGAACATACTATACTTACAATGGATAAAGAAATTATAGTAATTACTTAG
- a CDS encoding HD domain-containing protein produces the protein MEELIKLAEEIKDNDLRNKVIELIKNPKPMLIDFKESIEFEDSPASKRRHHSYEKGLIIHTLATTKIALALSNILEEVYGVKLNKDIIIAASLLHDIFKYITYIQTNNGKFKRSKLGERIDHLSLIIGELYLRKFPIEVIHAVIAHHGKASPIEPRTIEALIVHMADKTDAEINDEVLFAAKDIIKECIGKEIEILPKNVSAFDIIIAKERGGCDEIRKLLGI, from the coding sequence ATGGAAGAATTAATTAAATTAGCTGAAGAAATTAAGGATAATGATTTAAGAAATAAAGTAATAGAATTAATAAAAAATCCAAAACCTATGTTAATAGATTTTAAAGAATCTATAGAATTTGAGGATTCTCCAGCAAGTAAAAGAAGACATCATTCTTATGAAAAAGGATTAATAATTCATACATTAGCTACTACAAAAATAGCTTTAGCACTTTCAAATATATTAGAAGAAGTTTATGGAGTAAAATTAAATAAAGATATAATAATAGCAGCATCTCTTCTTCATGATATATTTAAGTATATAACTTATATACAAACAAATAATGGAAAATTTAAGAGATCGAAATTAGGTGAAAGAATAGATCATTTATCACTTATTATTGGAGAATTATATTTAAGAAAATTCCCTATAGAAGTTATTCATGCAGTTATTGCACATCATGGAAAAGCAAGTCCAATTGAGCCAAGGACAATTGAAGCTCTTATAGTTCATATGGCAGATAAAACTGATGCTGAGATTAATGATGAAGTATTATTTGCTGCAAAAGATATTATAAAAGAATGTATTGGTAAAGAAATTGAAATACTTCCAAAAAATGTATCTGCATTTGATATAATAATAGCTAAGGAAAGAGGAGGATGTGATGAAATAAGAAAATTATTGGGGATTTGA
- a CDS encoding tautomerase family protein yields MPLVHVYVWKGFSNEAKKKTIEGITKVFMEMGIPKEAVEIIIIEIPKENWGICSELASEKLREIHPP; encoded by the coding sequence ATGCCTTTGGTTCATGTATATGTTTGGAAAGGATTTTCTAATGAAGCTAAAAAGAAAACTATAGAAGGAATAACTAAAGTTTTCATGGAAATGGGAATACCAAAAGAAGCTGTTGAAATAATAATTATAGAAATACCAAAAGAAAATTGGGGAATTTGTAGTGAATTGGCAAGTGAAAAATTACGTGAAATTCATCCACCATAA
- a CDS encoding CopG family ribbon-helix-helix protein, whose amino-acid sequence MVVVSISIPNELLEELDKILSKDWYISRSEILRHALRKYIYEYKSLESIKGEVIATLSVLYEKGGKVTEKIQHEFGDIIIAFIHVHINENTCMEVMVIKGITEKIRKLMDGLKASSNIKQMSLSLMDICEK is encoded by the coding sequence ATGGTAGTAGTAAGTATTTCTATTCCAAATGAATTATTAGAAGAACTTGATAAAATTCTTAGTAAAGATTGGTATATAAGTAGATCTGAAATTTTAAGACATGCTTTAAGAAAGTATATATATGAATATAAATCTTTAGAAAGTATAAAAGGAGAAGTTATAGCAACATTAAGTGTACTTTATGAAAAAGGAGGAAAAGTAACTGAAAAAATTCAACATGAATTTGGAGATATAATTATTGCATTTATACATGTTCATATAAATGAAAATACTTGTATGGAAGTTATGGTAATAAAAGGAATAACAGAAAAAATAAGAAAATTAATGGATGGATTAAAAGCTAGTAGTAATATAAAACAAATGAGTTTATCTTTAATGGATATTTGTGAGAAATAA